The Deltaproteobacteria bacterium region GGTGGATAAACTTGAGGGAGGTCGTTTTTCCAGAAAGACCAGGGCCATAATAGACAATTTTAAAGTTAATTTCTTTATCGCTATAGTTAATAAAAGACATAGTTCGCGAATTGTATGGGGGGGGTATTCAGAATGTCAATGAGGAAAACAAAATGCTTTTCATAATTGCCTAATGCTCCCACACATGCTTGAGACAAAACTCTTTGGGTTCACCACATTTTTCACAATCGCACATCCTGAATTCTTGACTCGGATCGTCGCTAGTCACACCACATAGGGCACAGCTGCGTTTTTCGTTTTCTACGCTTTTCTGATTTTGTTTAAATTGATGCCTCACCCCTGCACGAAAGCCTTCACGGGAAAATCCCCGGAGCAGATTAAAGAGATGAGGACCAAAAAAGAGCAAGTAGTTCGCCAGAACTGCTATAGGAATTAATTTCTGCCAGCCCTCAAGCATTGCCGCCATGGAAAGAATTAAAATAGCATCCACAATAGCCAACCACTTGACGGGCACTGGAAATATAAAAAAAAGCATGAGTTGAAAATCGGGCCATAAAGTTGCAAAAGCCAAAAAGAGGGACATGAGAATATAGGTGTTATCAAGTGACACATGGAGGACAAAGGCAACGATAGTAGAACCCACCCAGCCCACAAGCCAATAAAGCAAGTAGGAAAAAGCCCCCCAATGCGATTCCAAATAGGTGCCCATCACATAAAGCCAGTAGAGCGCGAAAATAAAAAATAAAGGGGAACGCGAGGGAGGAATCACAAGCCAAGTGATTAAACGCCAATACTGGCCTTGTAAAATCAAGTCTGAATTCAGCACCAGAATACTCTGAAAGCCGGGCTTCATCATTTCAAAGAAAAAAACGATGCCTTGAATGCCGATTAAATAATAAGTGAGATTGGCAGGGGCATAGCGACCATATTTGCGTTCAAGTTTGGCGAGAAGTTTTTGCATAACACGAGGAAAAATCTACTTTTTCATGTCTGTAATCGCCTTCACCGCTTCCATCAATTCCACCGGCACCGCTAATATTACGGTATTGGAAGCCGTAGGCCCAAGACCATCAATAGTTTGTAAGGTCCTCAGTTGCATGGCTCCAGGGCTGGTGGCCATTGTGGTTGCTGCTGCGGCAAGGTTGAAGGCGGCTTCTTTGTCTCCTTCGGCCTTGGTGATGGTGGCGCGCTTTTCACGTTCAGCGCTGGCCTGGCGACTCATCATTTTCTTAAGTTCTTCGGGCATGTCGATGTCTTGAATCTTGATGTTACTGACTTGCAGGCCCCAGTTGGCGCTTTCTTTTTCGACCATGTCCTCAATTTCTTTTCCAATTTTTTCACGCTCGGCGAGCAGTTGATCTAAAGTCATTCCACCGATGACATCCCTCAAAGTGGCTTGGGCATATTGGCTCATGGCGAAGGCATAATTTTGAACCTTAGTGATGGCTTCTACAGGATCCACTACTCTAAAATAGACCACCCCATTGATCGAGACAGGCACGTTATCCTTTGTAATCACCTGTTGTCGGGGGATGTCCATCGTGAGCGTTCGGTTATCGATGAAGATGGCCTTGTCTAAAACTGGGATCACCAAACGCACGCCGGGGCCTTTTACCCCGGAAAGTTTTCCCAATCTTAGAATGAGAATTTGCTCCCACTGGTCGACTATCTTGATAGCCACTGCGACAAGCCAGGCAAAGATAAAGGCGAAGAAACCGGTGAGAGTTCCTAAAGCGGGATTCACCACATAAACGGCGATGGCAAAGGCCTCTCCCAAGGCGAGGAGTAAAAGAAAGAAAAGGAAATTGACGGGTTTCATAGAGTTAGAGGTGTAAGGCTTAAAGGATAAGTAGTAAGGGAAAAAACCCTTATACCTTAAACCTTACACCTTAAACCCTCCCAGAAAGGATGTTGACACCCGCGCACTTTACCCTGTTATTAGTGCAAAATGTCCAGTCAAAAATTCATTTCTGAAGAACCTCTCGTTAAACTCGAGGCCACAATTCGCGACCCTTATGATTTGGCCGTCGCGACTGCGCGCACCTGTTATTCTTCGCAAGGGATTATTCGTGTAGAGGATGTGCGTAAAGATGAGCGGGCCAAACAGCTTCGCGATAAAATCGCGCAATCCACGCGTGATGCAGGTCACCTCACTACCCGTCAGCATGCGCATTTCGTGTTTTCGCTGCAAAAGGTTTCGCGTCATTTTGTCTGGAGTTTTTTACATTCGCATCCCTTTTACAATTCGGAACAAGTGAGTCAGCGTTATGTGAAAGTAAAAGCGGAGAATTGGGCGGTTCCTCCCTTGGAGGAAAAGCCGCGAACTATTTATGAGCAGGCGGTGCGGGAACAAACGGTCGATTATCAGAGGCTCATCGATCTGCTTTTGCCTTATGTAGGAGAGGCTTATTATTCCATCTTTCCCATCCGTCGAAAATGGGAAGACAAATATAAAAGCACGGTTGCAAAAAAGGCCTATGAGTTGGCGCGCTATGTCTTGCCTGTGGCGACGCACAGCTATCTTTACCATACGGT contains the following coding sequences:
- a CDS encoding slipin family protein, which codes for MKPVNFLFFLLLLALGEAFAIAVYVVNPALGTLTGFFAFIFAWLVAVAIKIVDQWEQILILRLGKLSGVKGPGVRLVIPVLDKAIFIDNRTLTMDIPRQQVITKDNVPVSINGVVYFRVVDPVEAITKVQNYAFAMSQYAQATLRDVIGGMTLDQLLAEREKIGKEIEDMVEKESANWGLQVSNIKIQDIDMPEELKKMMSRQASAEREKRATITKAEGDKEAAFNLAAAATTMATSPGAMQLRTLQTIDGLGPTASNTVILAVPVELMEAVKAITDMKK